The Amyelois transitella isolate CPQ chromosome 7, ilAmyTran1.1, whole genome shotgun sequence genomic sequence aattaaagtttttaacaatcaagtttgaaaaatgaagtttcagcaacgaataatgaataaaatatcaaccgaatgtcggtaaaatactgtttatcgactaattccatctagagaatgtttgattaaattaatcatctaaactgttttaagagcacagaaagaatgcacagatggcgttaatgtaatattatggagctatgatagtattctttggcagttcgcgttccgggctcaaagccagaagacaaaaacataatttcggagtgcatttattggatgattataaaaatcgatttttaatcgattattaatttaaaaaaaatcaagcttaaaaatcgatttttactataaaaaaatcgatttttaatcgattttttccataatcgatttttttttcacattcctactGCAAAGAAACATGGCCACCTGTTAACAAACTAAAACCAAGCGAATGTTATGATTATGGCGAAACAGagatataattattactttttaactttgaaacagtaacaaaaaataaatttactctGTGACTTCCTTATAGTGGGTCATATTTTACATTGTTATTGAATTgctttttacaattaaattttttcaattaatttcttCTTCCTTTATGGGATAGATAGACAGCCTCGTAAAGacccaaaaattaaaaaaaattgaagtgGTTTTCTTAATTTGCAGAAATCGCATCTGTCTGCGGCATTCGCGGTAACGAGGCTGTGACGAATACAATTTTGACAGTTCACCAAAATACCAAAGAGAAGGCCTCCAAGACCATAGCCAGTGTTGTGGAAGAAACCGAAACCGTCCCTGCTGAGGGTTCCAGTGGCGTGAAAGAGAAAGGTGACGCGAACGAAGGAGAGGTCCGACCTGTGGAGGGTCAGAATGCGAAGGAAGATAATAGTCTGAGCTTAGTGACGTCACGGCCGACCAAGTGGAAGTGGAAGCACTCGGCTGCGGATTGCTTGGCGTGCGTGAGGACGCGGCCGCCTAGTTCGCACGAGTTGAGAGAAGCTTTCTTTGCCCGTAAGTGGTTTGCCTactaagtttttgttttacattttatcagaaaattaaatataataacattgttatactaaaatatattaacattacTGTAGACTTCGCCATAGCTTAATTGTTGACCTGTATTTATAGATTGTAAATGTTGTTAAAGATTGTGATATAAAATGCAGAAAACTAAAAAGAAATTCTCAGGTTAAAGCTGCGGAAAATCGGTCAAAGTGGAAAAAACCGGAGAAAGACCGGGTCTAGTCCCAAAACAATTTGTTGAGGGTGCGACAGCTTGAAAACGTGATGtaaaagagaaagagagaTAAATAGATACGCACAATATATTCCTTTCAGTGTATTTCCGGGAAGTTATTTTGGTTTTTACTGGTATGTTATTTTTGCAGCTACAACCGACAATAGCCCACCAAGCAGCCCTCCGGCCGAAAACAGCCCGCGGCAAGATATACTACAGCAAGTGCATTACATGTCAAACCCTATCTACCTCCGACAGGTAACTAAATATTACGGTTTATTTCCTAATAGCGTCGATAAAATAGCATAATTCAATGCAGGTTCCCCTGCTAAGAAGGTATCGAATTAGGGCATAGGCTGACCTTGGGCTCACAAGGAGGAGCAACCGGGAAGATAACGGAAGGTAAAtacttttcttattaattttacatctAAATTACAGACACGTTCTACCCTTATATCGCTGAAGCAGCGTCACCCCGAAGTGttccgaagcgcatgtgtatACTCCGACGTAAGCGCTATGCTATCCCGAGACACCTACATGCTGTGCGCCCGACGCTTCCTACAGGAACTGTTCCTAGACACCAGTTTCCAGTGCTTCGCCCAGGAACCACTGGCCTTGTTCAATAGACACTCCACCGTAAGAAACGATAACAATCTCGCCGAAAAGCACACGGAAAATACGCGAAACTCGTGAAGGCTGAAACTCTTAGTTGTTGTACGTATAATCTATGAATGATTTACTCTGCATTGTTATTTCTGACATGGGTTTAAAGATTCTCCATGAAGGTATGGCAAAAAAATTCAACTTCAAAGTCTTcaattttgattgaaattaaaaGCTGGTAGATAAGTGTTTATTAGTCCAGATTAAGTACTACCAGATCGGTTTTTATGAATCGCTTACCCTGATTACCTTCAATTGTCATAAGTATTGACTATGCTAGGATCTTGTTAATAACGTATTCAATAGGTATTTCAGccgtaaaattgtaaattaagtGAAATTcactgtaaaaattttaaattagccgcgtatttcattttgtaacatttttaaagtGGTGTTTGTTAGAAAATATGAACagatttaacaataaaattaaaataaaatggccaAGATTAGAAGAATTTATGGTAAAGCATGAGTATAGATGCTGCCTTCCTCTTGAGTaatgtttacaataaattCAACATAAATCATCAATCATCGTAAATAGTTGCCATTTCCTTTTAGTGACTTGTGTCATTATATTGTTGAAgtgttatattatactatGTTTTACCTGTTCGTATTGAGAATTGTCCTTATCAGTTCCCTAGTCGTGTTGAAGTTGAAATGCGATGTCGGATTCGATACAGAATTTGCTGTATAAGTCAAAGTAATATATGTCATATCTACTAATTGTTGATTATATAGAATTAGTTTTGGTACGACTTCCTATTAGTGTATTCTCGAtattgtgtatgtataatttataataaaaagtgattaCATGTGTTGAGTGTATTGttactatatataaataaaccaatTGTATTATAAACGAATTTTCACATGAAtttgcaaattttaataatatgtattaagcTATTAGGTAttgcttattttataatttatattattttaaggtaaGGTATTATAAGTCCGTGATTAAAATGTCCTAGAATTCTTCCCACTTATATagttaaacattattttgtgggattttctttttgttctttctaacaaattataaactaGGTATATTCTGTTTTAGGACAGGTATATctaattttgcattttttataactttgtataATACTTTCCTTATGATCGCCGACTGAACCCTATCCATTCCCCTCTCCCTCCTTACTTTAAGTGATGTATCCTAGTGATGTATCCCACCTAACGAATAACGCAAACTGTTTcctattataattaatcataTTTCCTAATATCAATGGAGATATAATTTTGTAGAACTACCTACACTATTGTGTTCAATTTGTTGTCTTATACtttttgcatttaatttaattatttttcacattaaatCGTTGTTATTTATCTGAACAGAAAAGGAGTAACGGTTTATGTTATAATTCTAATGATGATATTAATAAGGATTAGAAAGTATGATGtctcaattattatttgttacatcGATGACTTGTTAATGTTCAAAGTAATATGTAGGTTAGGTTAGACTTTGTTTTAGTTGTATCAAGTGAACTTTCTGACTAAGAAAGTCTGCAAGATATACTACAGTATTTTTAGAGACACCTGTCGTAGCctacttttgcatttaaataTCCTAGCATTATTTACCATAGTCATAGAGTTCCGTTTTAGGTTCAAATGCTAGTCTCGCTTAACCGTATTTTGTATTATCTAACTAACATTGGCTCGCGAAAAATCTTCATATCAATAATTGGTTAAATAATGTTGAAGTTATTTTTGTCTTCTTAACTTAATTTCTTGGGAAAAAAAACATCTGAACTGCCTGCGTTTGATGATGTCATGTCAAGACTAATGTAAGTTCAGTGCCCTAAaactaatttcaaattatatattgtaatttttaatatggaaataaaaagaaaggaaAGACTAAATGACTCCGTTTGAAATTAAGTGGCTTTactgttaaatatatttaactttaaagGCTTTACCGAACCAAGTCAATGTCATGTCATTATTcagtataataaaacattattttatactgtATCTTTGcttatttcttttatcttCTACGTAATTACTCAATACTTTCTCCAGTGGTATAGGCACAGAATAGGGCTCGTGTAGGTAGCGTGCCCGCCACTACGTCTGGAGTGGTCTTACAACCTGCAACATACAGTGATGTTGGTACCTATGATTTGTCAATAGGTACTTTTGTAAAAGTACCTATTGCCAAATCTGGCGCTTTATAACTTTTGAAATTCAATAACTATAAGGCTAATCTCGATGTGGATTCGAACTAAAAAACTAGATTCTCTTTATTAtgtctacaattttattatatttgccttgacacatttttaaaataagcgGCGGTTTTATAGTTAAGTATCATTCCTTTTTGTACCTAGTCGAAGTAGCTGTAGGATAGCCAGACAATGATTCCATGTTtcgttttgtttatatatacgAAACTTGTAgtttttcaatgttttattCGTCAATATTATGTAGCGTCGTTTTGacttcattatttaaaaaatgtttatagaaataattataatgaatcAAGAAGGATCGAAAACATGTTTTCGATCCTTCTTCTTTCTCCcggcttttagtcccggttgcatcctcaccattctggataggagcccagggtatgctTTTGAttatggaccctggattgggtgagtggtttttacacgaagcaactcccgtctgacctccgtaacctttgcaggaaacctaacccgtattggatcgatcatggttacacatctagttgcctgaatctGGTACAGGTtgcctcacgatgttttctttcaccgtaagagcatctgTTAGTATTCTATCTAATGTAAATAACTTCGAAAACAGTCGTATATGGCCGAGGCGGTCATATACATTGGTATATTTGGTCATTGGACTATTTGGGACACACTTTTTGCGACACacacattttaaccgggcaccttaacgattcgaccaccgatgcTCTCAAACAGGCTTATAtgggtaggtacctatattggGGTCATTTTAATAGCAATTCAGATATTTATCAGACGACAGTATAACTATaagaaaaaccgttaaaaGTCCTTAGCTTCTCTCTCTTTTTACCACTCCAGTTAACCTCAAAGCTAGAAAGACTtcaagtacctatttaaagaaattgtaCTAAAGTTGACCCGTCCCCCAAGGATTCAAGGCCCAATCGGCCCAATTTCTACTTACTTATCTACTAAAATCCAAGGAAGTCTCGGAAATCTGATCTGTCATTGTCTGCAATCATTTGTCAATGTCAAACGTCAAGGATTTTCGAACTTCAACTGGGATGAATTCTagaaattttatcttaaaactagcttttgtttgttattatttgtttaccaTTTTTGCTTAGTTGCTGAcgaggatttttattttagatacgTATGACTTTGAATTACTTATtagtgtttaaaataaatattttaccgaAATAGGTCTATCTATCTCATATCATATCTCAACCAAAAACAAGGTAATAAtccatacatttattatatcaatttgtttgttcattaataacataatcattgtgaataaaatatataacggGTCATACATACTTCGTTtcagttattataattatggaAGATCGTAGTGAAACATCAAATTCCCATGAACATGGCTTGTTACAAGGCTGGTCGAAAAGTGAAAAGTTTATATTGCTGGAGTCGCTGAAGACTTACGGTTCTAACAGCACTGAACATATTGCTCttaacttacaaaataaaagtgaaaaggACATTGTAGAAGCAATAgcatattttaagaaaaagtcAGTAATCCATCCGAAATATATTacaagaaagaagaaagaaaggaAGAAGGTAAATGCTGTTTCGCGGGTACCTTTAGGTTCTTGGGCGAAGGTTTTGGCTGATTCAATTAACTTCAAAAAGCTCCAAACTGAGACTGCAGCTGCACTCCATATTCTTGCTGAATTTGAAGACTTCCCTCCACTCCCACACGGGGCACCAGAACACAATATTGACTTTAGGAAAATTTATCATACATTAGGAAATGCGTTAGAGGGCAAAGCCCTtcctaaaaataaagtgataGCCACAATACTAGAAAAATGTCTGCTTGAAACAGCCCTGACTAGTAAATCTTTCATTAGGAAGAGTACATTCCGTGGTGTGATCAATAGTCTCAGACTGACTGAAGCTGATCATTCCCTGGTGCCTCGCATAACTACAGAACCTGAACTTGCTGCTGTAAGGCACCTGGCTCTTCAAAGAGCTTACAACCCCCTAAACATCTCTGAAAATGTCCTCAAACAATCagtatttacacaaaaaatggctgttaaaatagcaaaataatttatgttctaGCTAGTTGCTacttgtataatattttttactatcttTTATACtacattgaataaaatataggttCTTACCATAGTCTTGCCCTAAATTTTTTAGGTAATTTGCTTCAAATTATTGGATTGCTTTGCcaaattacacataaaaatGTGTGCAAATTCCACATTATGTGCagtttgtatatatgttcCTAATTTaagatgtaaaataaaatagatatttgtatataatttatattttattacctacctctacatttactaaaataaatcaaattttttgtttgcacCTGGTAGTGCACCCCTTACAATTCGAGCACCAAAAAGTGACAATGTCacttgaaaaatacatttttaaatatagttcaTAGCAAAAGTAATTCATTATGATAtctgttatttcattttgactTTTCTGCTCAtggtcaatttattttaaaactagcgacgtcgttcgcgtggaatagttattttggccataattgaagccctcaatgaataattttccctgatttttttcacattttccattatttctttgctgctaatagttgcagcgttatatagcctaaagccttcctcgataaatggtctattcaacccaaaaataattattcaattcaaaccagtacttcctgagatttgcgcgttcaaacaaacaaacaaactcttcagctttataatatttagatgTATTTTTCTAGAAAAAGACGTAGGTACTTAGGCGTCAAGATTCTTTACCTTTATTATACCTAAGTGCAGTGTGGTTTCCGGGACTTTAGAATAGacccactccatatctttgtcgtaaaaggcgattaagggtaAGATATagtataaactttggatttcTCTTGtcggcaatgggctagcaacctgtcactatttgaatttcaatttcatcatagaGCTACACTTGgcttattagtcttttcaagtctgttgcctctgtctacccgtcaaggaatatagacgtgactatatttatgtaattgtaTTTCAGTACCTAAAGAAACGAACATTTTCTGACTGAAAAGTATTGAGAGGTTAAGTAAGTCTTAGGTGTAAGTAAATACAGATTCATACATATCGCTGCGTGCCGTCCGCTGACCTTAACTGACCGAGTCGCGTCTGTtcaaaactatataaaaacGTTATTTTCTATAAAGTTTTCAAGCTCTGCCTGACACTACGAGTATCTCTGGTCTCGTTTAATTGTTTAGCCGTCCAAGTactcgtggcctttcaatacCTACCCACTATTAAGGCCCTTCGAGTTTTGGGGATAAATACTTACGAGTTGCGTTGGTGtgaaaaagtaggtaagtactaaaaagaaatataggtaactatgtataattaaattttattatgaattcaaCCATTCCACAAAACGACTAAACAGTTGAAGAGCTACTTTGACCACGCGGTCCCAAAAGCTCGTTTCTTCTTGGACTTCTTGATTGGGAGTAGTAGGGTAGTCATCCGTatcaaaattttctatttcccTTTTTGGTCTTGATATATCCCTGATCTCGTTACTAACTGAAAGTAGGtaaggtaattaaataaaagcaataGCATTTTTTCACATAACACAGTAATAACATGGAAGCTAACCATTACGTGATCTGTGATGTGCATGcgaataagtaggtaccacCACTGGTTGATCACGGAACATGAAAGTAGGTAAATAAGGTATGTAGTACctaggtaataataaaatatagcaatATGAGACCACatttttgtaggtaggtactaaacaTAGTAGGTATAAGTAGGTAGTTATACTACCAATTTTACCTAACTGCCCACATTAAGATTGCTCCTTTAACGTCTAGTCCTCTCTCTTATCGTAAGTAATTATAAGATCATTTTTCTCCCTGGAGTTAGTCCTGATTACTCTCTAGTCCTGATTACTTCCTCACCTCCTTAGGACTCCGGGGTGCATCCTGTATTGGATGTTACGTGGACACTCACGTTTGACCGCCGTATCTGCGCTATGAATACGACTAGGTACTTACAACGTGACGTAAATACTAACCAGCAAAATTTGAGGCATCATGGGAATTCTGCAACTGCAAAAGTGAATCACAGATAAATAGCAGGAAATGAAATTATAGTTCTATGTTTAGAGATACGTGTGGGCCAtaatagaaatcggaataccTTTAAAAGTATTGGTAACCATCACAACTGATGATAATTATCTACGATTATCAGTCAGACCATAACGTTTTAAatgcatctcaattctgagTTTTATTTAACCGTTTTGCTACTGCGCAGAAAACTGCGTGCGTTGCAAGACGACGACAtttcatttctattattttaaacacaatAAGGCATTTGTATTGTCCTATGTAAGATCTTCCTTCCGAGCCCAGCGCTCGCTCCAAATGTGCTCGAGTTTAATACTATCTAATTACACCGATCGTATTCCGATTGACTGCGGTTAATCCTAATGTCTTGAATATATTGCGTACAAAACCGTTTCTACAATTCAGAAAGACtatcctatatttttttcctacaATGTTATCAAGGTAGATTAATAcaattattaggtatattaaacaAGGATTGTTGGTATCTTATAGTCTACTGGGTCTACCGATCGACTTGGGCCGTATGGTTGTTTGTATAGTTCAATAATAGTACAAGGGATGCCTTACCAGAGTTTTCTCTGTTAATGATCTAAATGATACTCGTATTAATGATGTCTTTGTAAGTACGATTACCGagaaaaaattgtgaataaaaagtgttaacaaaaatatttaaacagacAAATGGCATCTTAATGTCTTACGTGATATCCCGAGCAAACAGTAGAAAATATTGCTAATAAAGTTATCGCCAAAAATCCACAAAGATGAGTAGTCTTCATGTCTGCGAATAATCACTGTATTGGCTCGCCATGACTGTGAACTTGCGTTTTATACGAGGGCGTGGTTTTGCTCGATTGTAGCGGAAAATCATGGTGTGCAGTCTAATCATAGATGTTCGAACAAGTGTTTAGCAAGGATTTTTGCTGTTTGTTTCAGTGTGGTATGTGTACCATCTATCTAAGGAAAATAAGGTAGGAGGACACGCATTTGTTATGGTACTGAGTCAGTAAGGTCTGTATTAGTTCGTTCCTGTTCAGTTACCCATACCATTTGTTCGGCTATAAGTAGTAGTGCCTGCAGTTGTAAATGAGAACCaccttctttttatttaattttcaagtgATAAAAACGGTGTTCATTTCCGCTTTCGGGACTTTTATATAAGACAACTTCATCACTTCCCATATGtagatgtcgaaaaaggcaactaaaggaATTGTAACTTCATCTAGTGTACCTTTTACCATTACCAATGCGAGTTCCTTGCAAAGATTGCCGAGGCCAGATGGGTGtcgtttcatgtaaaaactgCGCCATCCACTCCTTGAGCATGCATAGTGCACAAAGGCGCACCCAGGGGTCACGTGTCCTCTTTGGTGagatgaggatgtaaccaggattAACGtgaggaggaagaagaaagaCAATGTTTTCAgtatagttttttattatttcttatgatTCCAGGATAGTGCGGGGGTTCTTATAAcagactagcgacccgccccggcttcgcacgagtgcgaaattataaatgttattatacataaaaaccttcctcttgaatcactctacctgttacaaaaaaccgcatcaaaatccgttgcgtaattttaaagatttaagcatacagacaaacagactaaaatagcgactttgttttatactatgtagtgatgatagTGAAACCGGGTGCGGTTGTCCCGTCCCACCCCACTCCGGCATACGGCAAAAAAGGTAAAAggttataagtaggtatttatgttAAGAACAAACCGacctaggtacctacttcTCTGAGGTTCTGGAGATTTTTTGCCTCCTAAATCAAAGGGTTTTCGTTAATGAATGTACCTACACAGTGCACTACACACATCTCTGTTGTGTTTTTATGTTACGACCTTGTCGATTCACTTGTTTCCGCCTGAAAGCTTTCGTACAATAGGACACTGTACGGTGAATTGGTTAGGCGTGGGTTTGGGAGGAAAAGAAGAGTCATTGTCATCGCGACCTAcgactatttttataactacatattttcgTCAAATCAGATTATAtaactattaaatttattctctCAGCATTGTCACACTACTACCtaggtaatattataaatgcgagtttttatcccaaaattcccatgagatcacagctagtattaaggTAGTTAGATAAAATTCAAagttcaaaaattcaaattaagtgccgtgtggttcccggctccaatacaaaaagaataggactactccatctctttcccgtggatgtcgtaaaaggcgactaaggtataggcttacaaacttgggattctttttttaggcgatgggctagcaacctgtcactatttgaatctcaattctatcattaagccataaagctgaacgtggtcattcagtcttttcaagactgttggctctctctaccccgcattCATCATATTCAAAGAATTAAGAGTCAAAACTGCTGTCACTGCCTGATGTTAAATTGATCCGCCTTTGGAGTTTTGAGGCACTAGATGGTTGTTGTTGGTGCCTTTGCCCCTTAGTCGTCTTCAATCACTTCCACAGAGAAGACCACTGTTCTGCCAAATATTCAGTACTGAAACTACACAGCCACAGATAtcactttggagaggagcccagggtgtAGCTTATTAGACCAATATCCTGGATTCGAttgtacacgaagcgacttccgcCTGACCTATGCAATCATAGCAGGAAAATCTATCCTATATTGGATTGTAGTAACAAACGCATTTGCCTGATACTACAGGTTGTACAGGTTCCTCATGTTTGTAttgtaagagcatcagttagaaCTCAAactatgtatctatataactCAGAAAATAGCTCATTGATAGGCAATGGTGATATGTCTGATGTTGATAGTCAAACACAATGACAAATCAAgtcataaaagtaaataacatAGGCTAACCTAAAATGCAATACGTAAGTACCGTTAAAAATGGAAGCGTTTGTGCCAATCATTTAGTAGCCATCAATATAATATACGAACCCTTTGGAGATTGCTTACTCTGTCCAACTTGACAAGCTAAATATAAACCCAGATAGAGACATGATAAATGTTGTTTTAGACATTTTCTTCTAATAAGGGCGTTCTTGCTTGACTTGGAATATAAAAGCcagattacaattattataatttattaacaaagcATACATACAAGGTAACCTAAAAGAAATGATTACTTTTTCGAGCCTCCAAAGCCCGAGAATCCCATTATTTGTGCCAACTCTGACTGCACTGGAGCATCATCTTCCTCCTCGTTGTCCTGTAACTTGCGCTTCTTATCACGACGTCGCTCGCGACGGAGCTCTTTCAAACGAGCTTCCTCTTCTGCAGCCTCACGTAACCGACTGTCTAGTTCATACTCAGTTTTTTTCTCTtccaattttcttttgtttagtGCAAATCTGGCTTTAAcctggaaaaataaaataggttttaAAGCAATTTagcttttatataaaaaaggtattcaaacaaataagttcatataattttaaagcatCATGCCAATTGgacctaaaaaatatataatgatgATGAAGTTATAACAAGATAAAAGGATGGCATGACCCAGAGCAAATGTTTAGAGATGTTGTTCTCTTCCAGTGGCCAGAAATAGTGTAAAAGATGTTTTTTTGGGCTTGTACATTTTAGAGAAAGGCCGTAATGACTTGTGAGATTCTAATATTTACTCATGGTTTTGTCTTGGGAAaatagtatataatttttcatagaaagtaatattaatactAAAGATACAGCTCAGCGTAAAATGAATGTCTCAACTAGACAGGTTTTTTTaaggagaaaaaaataataatacatatggtcacacctttatcccttgcggagtagacaaaaccaacagtcctgaaaagactaaatggccacgaaagctatttggcttaatgatagaattgagattcaaatagtgacaggttgctagcccatcacctaaagaagaatcccaagt encodes the following:
- the LOC106132860 gene encoding uncharacterized protein LOC106132860 isoform X2 codes for the protein MEDRSETSNSHEHGLLQGWSKSEKFILLESLKTYGSNSTEHIALNLQNKSEKDIVEAIAYFKKKSVIHPKYITRKKKERKKVNAVSRVPLGSWAKVLADSINFKKLQTETAAALHILAEFEDFPPLPHGAPEHNIDFRKIYHTLGNALEGKALPKNKVIATILEKCLLETALTSKSFIRKSTFRGVINSLRLTEADHSLVPRITTEPELAAVRHLALQRAYNPLNISENVLKQSVFTQKMAVKIAK
- the LOC106132860 gene encoding uncharacterized protein LOC106132860 isoform X1; translated protein: MVIIIMEDRSETSNSHEHGLLQGWSKSEKFILLESLKTYGSNSTEHIALNLQNKSEKDIVEAIAYFKKKSVIHPKYITRKKKERKKVNAVSRVPLGSWAKVLADSINFKKLQTETAAALHILAEFEDFPPLPHGAPEHNIDFRKIYHTLGNALEGKALPKNKVIATILEKCLLETALTSKSFIRKSTFRGVINSLRLTEADHSLVPRITTEPELAAVRHLALQRAYNPLNISENVLKQSVFTQKMAVKIAK
- the LOC106132915 gene encoding uncharacterized protein LOC106132915 — translated: MKTTHLCGFLAITLLAIFSTVCSGYHLQNSHDASNFAVSNEIRDISRPKREIENFDTDDYPTTPNQEVQEETSFWDRVVKVALQLFSRFVEWLNS